The following proteins are encoded in a genomic region of Balaenoptera ricei isolate mBalRic1 chromosome 14, mBalRic1.hap2, whole genome shotgun sequence:
- the SCARF2 gene encoding scavenger receptor class F member 2, translating to MEGAGPQGAGPARRRGAGGLPPPLPPLLLLLWLLPGPAAPQELSPRGRNVCRAPGSQELTCCAGWRQQGDECGIAVCEGNSTCSENEVCVRPGECRCRHGYFGANCDTKCPRQFWGPDCKELCVCHPHGQCEDVTGQCTCHARRWGARCEHACQCQHGACHPRSGACRCEPGWWGPQCASACYCSATSRCDPQTGACLCHAGWWGRSCNNQCACNTSPCEQQSGRCQCRERTFGARCERYCQCFRGRCHPVDGTCACEPGYRGKYCREPCPAGFYGLGCRRRCGQCKGQQPCTVAEGRCLTCEPGWNGTKCDQPCATGFYGEGCGHRCPPCRDGHACNHVTGKCTRCNAGWIGDRCETKCSNGTYGEDCAFVCADCGSGHCDFQSGRCLCSPGVHGPHCNLTCPPGLHGVDCAQACSCHEDSCDPVTGACRLETNQRKGVMGAGALLALLLGLLLSLLGCCCACRGKDPARGELSLGRKKAPQRLCGRFSRISMKLPRIPLRRQKLPKVVVAHHDLDNTLNCSFLEPPSGLEQPSPSWSSRASFSSFDTTDEGPVYCVPHEEAATESRDAEAPTAPAPAPAPAPAPAPAEALASSPAPVTTPAEEATPLRASSDSERSASSGDGPGGALYARVARREARPARVRGEARGLSLSPSPERRKPPPPDPATKPKVSWIHGKHGAAAARAPSPPPAGPEAAPSPSKRKRTPSDTSARPDEPCSPRARDPTLRPPGLAEEGPALAAPSPPRARARGRGPGLSEPTDAGGPPRSAPEAASMLAAELRDKTRSLGRAEGAVGTQGPREKPAPPQKAKRSVPPASPARAPPAPEAPGPEKAAAGTPGSDTPRKKTPIQKPPRKKSREVAGEPGRVSAPTL from the exons ATGGAGGGCGCAGGGCCCCAGGGGGCCGGGCCGGCGCGGCGCCGGGGAGCCGGGgggctgccgccgccgctgccgccgctgctgctgctgctctggcTACTGCCCGGCCCCGCGGCGCCCCAGGAGCTGAGCCCGCGCGGCCGCAACGTGTGCCGCGCGCCCGG CTCCCAGGAGCTCACTTGCTGCGCTGGCTGGAGGCAGCAGGGGGACGAGTGTGGGATCG CTGTGTGCGAAGGCAACTCCACGTGCTCGGAGAACGAGGTGTGCGTGCGGCCGGGCGAGTGCCGCTGCCGCCATGGCTACTTCGGTGCCAACTGCGACACCA AGTGCCCGCGCCAGTTCTGGGGTCCCGACTGCAAGGAGCTGTGTGTCTGCCACCCACACGGGCAGTGCGAGGACGTGACGGGCCAGTGTACATGTCACGCGCGGCGCTGGGGCGCACGCTGCGAGCATGCGTGCCAATGCCAGCACGGCGCGTGCCACCCGCGGAGCGGCGCGTGTCGCTGCGAGCCTGGCTGGTGGGGCCCACAGTGCGCCAGCGCGTGCTACTGCAGCGCCACGTCGCGCTGCGACCCACAGACGGGCGCGTGCCTCTGCCACGCAGGCTGGTGGGGCCGCAGCTGCAACAACCAGTGTGCCTGCAACACGTCGCCGTGCGAGCAACAGAGCGGCCGCTGCCAGTGCCGCGAGCGCACGTTCGGCGCGCGCTGCGAGCGCTATTGCCAGTGCTTCCGCGGCCGCTGCCATCCGGTGGACGGCACGTGCGCGTGCGAGCCCGGTTACCGGGGCAAGTACTGCCGCGAGCCTTGCCCTGCCGGCTTCTACGGCCTGGGCTGCCGCCGCCG ATGCGGCCAGTGCAAGGGCCAGCAGCCATGCACGGTGGCCGAGGGCCGTTGCCTGACGTGCGAGCCCGGCTGGAACGGCACCAAGTGCGACCAGCCGTGCGCCACCGGCTTCTACGGCGAGGGCTGCGGCCACCGCTGCCCGCCGTGTCGCGACGGGCACGCCTGTAACCACGTAACCGGCAAGTGCACGCGCTGCAACGCGGGCTGGATCGGTGACCG GTGTGAGACCAAGTGCAGCAATGGCACCTACGGCGAGGACTGCGCGTTCGTGTGCGCCGACTGCGGCAGCGGCCACTGCGACTTCCAGTCGGGACGTTGCCTATGCAGCCCGGGCGTCCACGGGCCCCA CTGTAACCTGACTTGCCCGCCCGGGCTCCACGGCGTGGACTGCGCCCAGGCCTGCAGCTGCCACGAGGACTCGTGCGACCCGGTCACCGGTGCCTGCCGCCTGG AGACCAACCAGCGAAAGGGCGTGATGGGCGCGGGCGCGCTGCTCGCCCTGCTCCTCGGCCTGCTGCTCTCGCTGCTCGGCTGCTGCTGCGCCTGCCGCGGCAAGGACCCCGCGCGCGG GGAGCTCTCGCTTGGGAGGAAGAAGGCGCCGCAGCGCCTATGCGGGCGCTTCAGCCGCATCAGTATGAAGCTGCCCCGGATCCCGCTCCGCAGGCAGAAGCTGCCCAAGGTTGTAG tggCCCATCACGACCTGGATAACACGCTCAACTGCAGCTTCCTGGAGCCGCCCTCGGGGCTGGAGCAGCCCTCGCCATCATGGTCCTCCCgggcctccttctcctcctttgaCACCACGGATGAAGGCCCTGTATACTGCGTACCCCACGAGG AGGCGGCAACCGAGAGCCGGGACGCGGAGGCCCCCaccgccccagcccctgcccctgcccctgcccctgcccctgcccctgccgaGGCGCTGGCTTCGTCCCCTGCACCGGTGACTACGCCCGCGGAGGAGGCCACGCCCCTCCGCGCGTCCTCCGACAGCGAGCGGTCGGCGTCGAGCGGGGACGGGCCCGGCGGGGCGCTGTATGCGCGTGTGGCCCGGCGTGAGGCCCGGCCGGCCCGGGTCCGGGGCGAGGCCCGAGGCCTGTCGCTTTCGCCATCGCCCGAGCGCAGGAAGCCGCCGCCGCCCGACCCCGCCACCAAGCCCAAGGTGTCCTGGATCCACGGCAAGCACGGTGCCGCCGCCGCGCGTGCGCCGTCGCCGCCACCCGCGGGTCCCGAGGCCGCTCCCAGCCCCAGCAAGAGGAAACGGACGCCCAGCGACACGTCGGCGCGGCCGGACGAGCCCTGCAGCCCCAGGGCCCGCGACCCGACGCTGCGGCCCCCGGGGCTGGCCGAGGAGGGGCCGGCCCTCGCCGCACCCTCGCCGCCCCGGGCTCGGGCGCGTGGCCGTGGCCCGGGCCTCTCAGAGCCCACGGACGCTGGCGGTCCCCCTCGCAGCGCACCTGAGGCCGCCTCCATGCTGGCCGCCGAGCTGCGCGACAAGACTCGCAGCCTGGGCCGCGCCGAGGGGGCTGTGGGCACGCAGGGCCCCCGAGAGAAGCCGGCGCCGCCGCAGAAGGCCAAGCGCTCGGTGCCTCCCGCCTCGCCGGCCCGCGCGCCCCCCGCGCCCGAGGCCCCAGGGCCCGAGAAGGCGGCAGCGGGCACGCCCGGATCCGACACCCCCCGAAAGAAGACCCCCATCCAGAAGCCGCCTCGCAAGAAGAGCCGGGAGGTGGCTGGCGAGCCGGGCCGGGTGAGCGCGCCCACCCTGTAG